In one Sphingomonas sanguinis genomic region, the following are encoded:
- a CDS encoding 3-methyl-2-oxobutanoate dehydrogenase (2-methylpropanoyl-transferring) subunit alpha yields MAVPPEGISRANLAPLQLHVPEPKFRPGDAVDFASVEVPPAGAQRRPDTAAPADSFHELAYTLIRVLDEEGRAVGPWDPKLSPDRLRRMLRHMVLLRAFDERMFRAQRQGKTSFYMKALGEEAVAVAAAHALDYEDMCFPSYRQQGLLIARDWPLVDMMNQIYSNSADRLGGKQLPIMYSAKEAGFFSISGNLTTQYPQAVGWAMASAAKGDTRIAAVWCGEGSTAEGDFHSACTFAAVYRAPVVMNVVNNQWAISSFSGFAGAEATTFAARAIGYGIAGLRVDGNDALAVYAATQWAAERARTNQGATLIEHFTYRTEGHSTSDDPTQYRSAGEPTAWPLGDPIRRLKDHLIGLGEWDEERHAAQDREVAEEVRAAQKAAEANGILGHGLHQPLDSLFDGVFEEMPWHLREQRQQMLDEEEASGRPWARK; encoded by the coding sequence ATGGCCGTGCCGCCAGAAGGCATTTCGCGCGCCAACCTGGCCCCGTTGCAGCTGCATGTCCCTGAGCCGAAATTTCGGCCGGGCGATGCGGTCGACTTCGCCAGTGTCGAGGTTCCGCCCGCCGGAGCGCAGCGCCGCCCCGACACCGCCGCGCCCGCCGACAGCTTCCATGAACTCGCCTATACGCTGATCCGCGTGCTGGATGAGGAGGGCCGCGCGGTCGGTCCCTGGGACCCTAAGCTCTCGCCCGATCGCCTGCGCCGGATGCTGCGCCACATGGTGCTGCTCCGCGCCTTTGACGAACGCATGTTCCGCGCCCAGCGTCAGGGCAAGACCAGCTTCTATATGAAGGCGCTGGGCGAGGAGGCGGTCGCCGTCGCCGCCGCCCATGCGCTGGATTATGAGGATATGTGTTTCCCCTCCTATCGCCAGCAGGGGCTGTTGATCGCGCGCGACTGGCCGCTGGTCGACATGATGAACCAGATCTATTCCAACAGCGCGGACCGGCTGGGCGGCAAGCAGTTGCCCATCATGTATTCGGCGAAAGAGGCTGGCTTCTTCTCGATCTCGGGCAATCTGACGACGCAATATCCGCAGGCGGTGGGCTGGGCGATGGCCTCGGCCGCCAAGGGCGACACCCGCATTGCCGCCGTGTGGTGCGGCGAGGGTTCGACGGCGGAGGGCGACTTCCACTCGGCCTGCACCTTTGCCGCCGTCTACCGTGCGCCGGTGGTCATGAACGTCGTCAACAACCAGTGGGCGATCTCCAGCTTTTCGGGCTTCGCGGGCGCGGAGGCGACGACCTTTGCAGCGCGGGCGATCGGCTATGGCATTGCGGGTCTTCGGGTCGACGGCAACGACGCGCTAGCGGTCTATGCCGCCACCCAATGGGCCGCCGAGCGCGCGCGGACCAACCAGGGCGCGACGCTGATCGAGCATTTCACCTATCGCACCGAGGGGCACTCCACCTCGGACGATCCGACGCAATATCGCTCGGCGGGTGAACCGACCGCCTGGCCGCTGGGCGATCCGATCCGGCGGTTGAAGGATCACCTGATCGGCCTGGGCGAATGGGACGAAGAGCGCCACGCCGCGCAGGACCGCGAAGTCGCCGAGGAGGTCCGCGCCGCGCAAAAGGCGGCCGAGGCGAACGGTATCCTCGGCCACGGCCTGCACCAGCCGCTCGACAGCCTGTTCGACGGTGTATTTGAGGAGATGCCTTGGCATTTGCGCGAGCAGCGCCAGCAGATGCTCGACGAGGAAGAAGCGAGCGGACGGCCATGGGCGCGGAAGTGA
- a CDS encoding reverse transcriptase-like protein — translation MKIFFDGGLRPGGMEYAVVLGGKAHVVRDLGPGTSMTAEWLALIAATRAAHEAGLADALLLGDAAAVVAQALGKVRVPPAHLVHFATWAALPRPPRFRLRHIKRTQNLAGIALARLQADVSR, via the coding sequence TTGAAGATCTTCTTCGACGGCGGCCTTCGCCCCGGCGGCATGGAATATGCGGTGGTGCTGGGCGGGAAGGCGCATGTCGTGCGCGACCTGGGGCCGGGGACCAGCATGACCGCCGAGTGGCTGGCGCTGATCGCCGCCACGCGCGCGGCGCACGAGGCCGGGCTGGCGGACGCGCTGCTGTTGGGGGACGCCGCCGCGGTGGTCGCGCAGGCCCTGGGCAAGGTGCGGGTGCCGCCCGCGCATCTGGTCCATTTCGCGACCTGGGCCGCCCTGCCGCGTCCGCCGCGCTTTCGGTTGCGCCATATCAAGCGCACCCAGAACCTCGCCGGGATCGCGCTGGCGCGGCTCCAGGCTGACGTTTCCCGATAG
- a CDS encoding alpha-ketoacid dehydrogenase subunit beta, which translates to MNMIQAINSAMDVVMARDPDVVVMGEDVGYFGGVFRATAGLQKKYGKTRVFDTPITECGIIGVAVGMGAYGLRPVPEIQFADYIYPALDQLVSEAARLRYRSAGEFTAPITVRSPFGGGIFGGQTHSQSPEGIFTHVSGIKTVIPATPYDAKGLLIAAIEDNDPVLFFEPKRIYNGPFNGHWDRPAENWSKHPGGEVPTGYYRIPLGKAATVREGEAVTILCYGTMVHVCAAVVAEMGVDAEIIDLRTLVPLDIDAIEASVKKTGRCMIVHEATRTGGYGAELSALVQERCFYHLEAPIARVTGFDTPYPHSLEWAYFPGPVRIGQALKTLLKDA; encoded by the coding sequence ATGAACATGATCCAGGCGATCAATTCCGCCATGGACGTGGTCATGGCGCGCGACCCGGATGTGGTCGTGATGGGCGAGGATGTCGGCTATTTCGGCGGCGTCTTCCGCGCGACTGCGGGTCTCCAGAAGAAGTATGGCAAGACCCGCGTGTTCGACACGCCGATCACCGAATGCGGCATCATCGGCGTCGCGGTCGGTATGGGGGCCTATGGCCTGCGCCCGGTGCCCGAGATCCAGTTCGCCGACTATATCTACCCGGCGCTCGACCAGCTGGTCAGCGAGGCGGCGCGGCTGCGCTATCGCTCGGCGGGCGAGTTCACCGCGCCGATCACGGTGCGCTCGCCCTTCGGTGGCGGCATCTTCGGCGGCCAGACGCACAGCCAGTCGCCGGAGGGCATCTTCACCCATGTCTCAGGGATAAAGACGGTGATCCCGGCGACGCCCTATGACGCCAAGGGTCTGTTGATCGCCGCGATCGAGGACAATGACCCCGTCCTCTTCTTCGAGCCCAAGCGCATCTATAACGGCCCGTTCAACGGCCATTGGGATCGCCCGGCGGAGAACTGGTCCAAGCATCCCGGCGGCGAAGTCCCGACCGGCTATTACCGCATCCCGCTGGGCAAGGCGGCGACGGTGCGCGAAGGCGAGGCGGTGACGATCCTGTGCTACGGCACGATGGTCCATGTCTGCGCCGCCGTGGTCGCCGAGATGGGCGTGGATGCCGAGATCATCGACCTGCGCACGCTCGTCCCCCTCGACATCGATGCGATCGAGGCGTCGGTGAAGAAGACCGGCCGCTGCATGATCGTGCACGAGGCGACGCGCACCGGCGGGTACGGTGCGGAGCTGTCCGCGCTGGTCCAGGAACGCTGCTTCTATCACCTCGAAGCGCCGATCGCGCGCGTGACCGGCTTCGACACGCCCTATCCGCACAGCCTGGAATGGGCCTATTTCCCTGGCCCGGTCCGTATCGGCCAGGCGCTCAAGACCTTGTTGAAGGACGCCTGA
- a CDS encoding sialate O-acetylesterase: protein MGHSRSGAGRRMGLMVLLGTAAAWPAMAEARPRILTPMSAHAVLQRDRPIIVEGAADAGEGVTVTLGGASASATADGKGRWRATLPAMVATATPLTLTATGKDGAVDTMDDLLVGDVWLCSGQSNMEYPTKQALNGEGLVKGAANDHIRLLDVAHHVGLSADEPLEKRPVWAAASPASVADFSAACYLMVKDLAAKSNVPMGAIDSSWGGTKILPWVDATDARKLPGLSADADLLALYARDHAAGLRSFGDRWGDWWRKASGTKRGQEPWNAPDRLSWTPVPKFSPWEEWGVPALADYNGLVWFRQGFDLPTPPTGDGVIELAGIDELDTVWINGVVVGATFGWGDWRRYTVPRSALKKGHNEIVVGLGDTYGPGGMFGPADNIRFTPAGGQPIPLGTGWRYSVYKANDQSYPRSPWESHAGLGTLYNGMIAPLGPIGLKGVAWYQGESDVGLASYGDRLAALMTGWRRQFQNPELPFLIVQLANFGSPPVRIGDSGWAALRETQRLAVLRDPHAALATTIDIGVRNDIHPADKNELAKRLVFAEQHLEAGDRANASGPMIASATRAGSEVVLRFSGVQGALHAWSAAAPIGFELCDASACRYANATVNGAEVRLADAKPGDVRVRYAWADAPVVNFYDEAPHPVVPFEMAITGN from the coding sequence ATGGGGCATTCACGGTCCGGCGCCGGGCGGCGCATGGGTTTGATGGTGTTGCTGGGCACGGCGGCAGCGTGGCCCGCCATGGCGGAGGCGCGACCGCGCATCCTGACCCCGATGAGCGCGCACGCCGTCCTCCAGCGCGACCGCCCGATCATCGTCGAGGGTGCGGCCGATGCGGGCGAGGGCGTCACCGTGACGCTGGGCGGGGCGAGTGCCAGCGCGACCGCCGATGGCAAGGGCCGGTGGCGCGCCACCTTGCCCGCCATGGTGGCGACCGCGACGCCTCTGACCCTGACCGCCACCGGCAAGGATGGCGCAGTGGACACGATGGACGACCTGTTGGTCGGCGATGTCTGGCTGTGCTCGGGCCAGTCCAACATGGAATATCCGACCAAGCAGGCGCTGAACGGCGAGGGTTTGGTCAAGGGTGCGGCCAACGACCATATCCGCCTGCTCGACGTGGCGCATCATGTCGGCCTGTCCGCCGACGAGCCGCTGGAAAAGCGCCCGGTCTGGGCCGCCGCTTCGCCCGCCAGCGTCGCCGATTTCTCCGCCGCCTGCTATCTGATGGTCAAGGATCTGGCCGCCAAGTCGAACGTGCCGATGGGCGCGATCGATTCGAGCTGGGGCGGGACCAAGATCCTGCCTTGGGTCGATGCCACCGATGCGCGCAAGCTGCCTGGCCTGAGCGCCGATGCCGACCTGCTGGCGCTTTATGCCCGCGACCATGCAGCGGGGCTGCGCAGCTTCGGCGACCGCTGGGGCGACTGGTGGCGCAAGGCGAGCGGGACGAAGCGCGGGCAGGAGCCATGGAACGCGCCCGATCGGCTGAGCTGGACACCGGTGCCCAAATTCTCCCCCTGGGAGGAATGGGGCGTGCCCGCGCTCGCGGATTACAACGGCCTGGTCTGGTTCCGGCAGGGCTTCGACCTGCCGACCCCTCCCACTGGCGACGGGGTGATCGAGCTGGCGGGGATCGACGAGCTGGATACCGTCTGGATCAATGGCGTGGTCGTCGGCGCGACCTTCGGCTGGGGCGACTGGCGGCGCTACACCGTGCCGCGTTCGGCGCTCAAGAAGGGGCATAACGAGATCGTCGTCGGGCTGGGTGACACCTATGGTCCGGGCGGCATGTTCGGTCCCGCCGACAATATCCGGTTCACGCCCGCCGGGGGGCAACCGATCCCGCTCGGCACCGGCTGGCGCTATTCGGTCTACAAGGCGAACGACCAGAGCTATCCCCGCAGCCCGTGGGAAAGCCATGCAGGGCTGGGCACGCTCTATAACGGTATGATCGCGCCGCTGGGGCCGATCGGGTTGAAGGGCGTCGCTTGGTATCAGGGCGAGTCCGATGTCGGTCTCGCCAGCTATGGCGATCGGCTGGCGGCGCTGATGACCGGATGGCGGCGGCAGTTCCAGAACCCGGAATTACCCTTCCTGATCGTGCAGCTCGCCAATTTCGGATCGCCGCCGGTCAGGATTGGCGACAGCGGCTGGGCGGCCTTGCGCGAGACTCAGCGTCTGGCGGTGCTGCGCGATCCCCATGCGGCGCTGGCGACGACGATCGATATCGGCGTACGCAACGACATCCATCCGGCCGACAAGAACGAACTCGCCAAGCGGCTGGTCTTCGCCGAACAGCATCTGGAGGCGGGTGATCGTGCCAATGCCTCCGGGCCGATGATCGCCTCGGCGACCCGTGCAGGGAGTGAGGTGGTGCTGCGCTTCAGCGGTGTGCAGGGCGCGCTTCATGCGTGGAGCGCCGCCGCGCCGATCGGGTTCGAGCTGTGCGATGCCTCGGCCTGCCGTTATGCCAATGCGACGGTGAACGGGGCGGAAGTGCGGCTGGCCGATGCGAAGCCGGGCGATGTACGGGTGCGCTATGCCTGGGCCGATGCGCCGGTGGTCAATTTCTATGACGAGGCCCCGCATCCGGTGGTGCCGTTCGAGATGGCGATTACGGGGAACTGA